Proteins from a genomic interval of Romeriopsis navalis LEGE 11480:
- a CDS encoding flavin monoamine oxidase family protein, which translates to MSLPTKYDTIVIGAGAAGLAAAKRLQAAGQNVLVVEARDRIGGRIHTDYDFAPHPVELGAEFVHGQVLTRQLAEQYELELMPVLADDRNYLHQARGLKKLNDYTSPAELAMRDVLQSNGSKIWDWADAWFEQKQPDTSVAAMVEARGIAFSPEITQIVSHTYSADYGVYWEDLGVYGLVENTYEGDGCDEFRLGAGYSALIDRFATALNIQLNTVVQQIEWDSTVKVITNDTVLTADRVVITLPLALLQHQTVQFTPTLPAWKQQSIDSLGLSHIIKIILKFDAPFWPENWEQCHTYLDTQLWWRSGYGFTNEAPVVTAFIGAAACDSIRTMGETGAAAIGVTHLEEIFGLNLRDRLVAAKLVDWQADPYAQMGYSYTPVGGTGMREQLARSIDDRLFFAGEAASVLRPASVHGAIETGFAAAEQILQGRSTTTA; encoded by the coding sequence ATGTCGCTGCCGACCAAATACGACACGATTGTCATTGGTGCGGGTGCTGCCGGTCTGGCCGCAGCAAAGCGCTTGCAGGCGGCGGGACAAAATGTGCTCGTGGTGGAGGCGCGCGATCGGATTGGCGGACGCATCCACACAGACTACGACTTTGCACCGCATCCAGTGGAGTTGGGCGCGGAGTTTGTCCACGGACAAGTATTGACCCGGCAACTCGCAGAGCAATATGAGTTGGAACTCATGCCAGTATTGGCAGACGATCGGAATTACTTACATCAAGCCAGGGGACTGAAAAAACTCAATGACTACACTAGCCCCGCCGAATTAGCCATGCGGGATGTGCTCCAAAGCAATGGCTCAAAGATTTGGGATTGGGCCGACGCCTGGTTTGAGCAAAAGCAACCGGACACAAGTGTCGCAGCAATGGTTGAGGCGCGGGGAATTGCCTTTTCACCAGAGATTACACAGATCGTCAGTCATACTTACAGTGCGGATTACGGCGTGTATTGGGAGGACTTGGGCGTCTATGGCTTAGTCGAGAACACCTATGAAGGCGACGGTTGCGATGAGTTTCGACTTGGCGCTGGATATAGCGCTTTGATCGATCGATTTGCCACTGCATTAAATATTCAGCTCAACACCGTCGTGCAGCAAATTGAGTGGGACAGCACAGTTAAAGTCATTACAAATGATACGGTTTTGACTGCGGATCGTGTGGTCATCACGTTGCCGCTAGCATTACTGCAACATCAGACGGTGCAATTTACACCCACATTACCAGCTTGGAAACAGCAATCGATCGACAGCCTCGGACTAAGCCACATCATTAAAATCATTTTGAAGTTTGATGCACCTTTCTGGCCCGAGAATTGGGAGCAATGTCATACCTATCTCGATACACAACTATGGTGGCGATCGGGCTATGGCTTTACGAATGAGGCGCCCGTAGTTACAGCCTTTATCGGGGCGGCGGCCTGTGACAGTATTCGGACAATGGGGGAAACCGGCGCAGCCGCGATCGGGGTGACACACCTCGAAGAAATCTTTGGACTGAATTTGCGTGACCGTCTAGTTGCGGCAAAGCTGGTTGATTGGCAAGCTGATCCCTATGCCCAGATGGGTTATTCCTACACGCCAGTCGGGGGAACGGGGATGCGAGAGCAATTGGCACGGTCAATTGACGATCGCCTATTCTTTGCCGGAGAAGCCGCGAGTGTCTTGCGTCCAGCTTCAGTGCATGGGGCGATCGAAACCGGCTTT
- a CDS encoding DUF3493 domain-containing protein, with product MSQSLREKDPDKYASLVAEAQAPFRNLRLFVYAACSVSGAVGGFVFFFRILAGRDLSQTIPNFAVQAGVVALTTWLFLKETKAKKNAIATVRDEMQKGAYPSPEKNLKKSL from the coding sequence ATGAGCCAATCCCTGCGCGAAAAAGACCCAGATAAATACGCGAGCCTTGTGGCCGAAGCCCAAGCCCCCTTCCGTAATCTTCGATTATTTGTCTATGCTGCCTGTAGCGTTTCCGGGGCGGTTGGTGGATTTGTCTTCTTCTTTCGGATCCTAGCAGGCCGTGACCTCTCCCAGACAATCCCCAATTTTGCAGTGCAAGCTGGCGTTGTAGCCTTGACTACTTGGTTGTTTTTGAAAGAGACAAAAGCCAAGAAAAATGCGATCGCGACGGTCAGGGATGAGATGCAGAAGGGTGCCTACCCCTCTCCTGAGAAGAATCTGAAGA